The Musa acuminata AAA Group cultivar baxijiao chromosome BXJ1-3, Cavendish_Baxijiao_AAA, whole genome shotgun sequence genome window below encodes:
- the LOC135636207 gene encoding uncharacterized protein LOC135636207: protein MLQRANQYVAIEALVARRCVEGKRPWAELSRGTTSAASATPHRGLSRQELSLPRPPPLPLNTSHTEIFLQIKEKGLLQQPRPMKATHKDRSKYCRFHRDYGHDMEDYRDLQNQIEALIQRDHLGRYLNSSEATPRPKGPVERQIDIISEEPAADGSNSTARKAYARSTVEKRPWPELDPEITFGAGEAERSHHDDALVISIQIANARVKRVMVDTGSSIDVLLYFDAFEKLGLTEGDLTPMTSTLTGFTGDSVSPLETMVLSISIGEEARAKTIITTFMVVDLPLAYNVILGRPTLNKIKAVGLHLS from the coding sequence ATGCTGCAACGCGCCAACCAGTACGTCGCCATCGAGGCACTGGTGGCGAGGAGGTGCGTGGAAGGCAAGAGGCCATGGGCAGAATTGTCCCGGGGAACGACCTCAGCAGCCTCGGCGACACCCCACCGCGGGCTCAGTCGACAAGAGCTATCGCTcccgaggcccccgcctctcccCCTAAATACATCCCacaccgagatcttcctccaaatcaagGAGAAAGGTCTCTTGCAACAACCTCGTCCTATGAAGGCCACTCATAAAGATCGAtctaaatattgcaggttccatcggGACTACGGTCATGACATGGAGGACTACcgtgacctccagaatcaaatagAGGCACTAATCCAGAGAGATCACCTCGGACGTTACCTCAATTCCTCGGAGGCGACTCCACGCCCGAAGGGACCCGTCGAGAGACAAATTGACATCATCTCTGAGGAACCAGCGGCCGATGGCAGCAACTCTACAGCGAGAAAGGCCTACGCCCGCAGCACTGTCGAGAAACGTCCCTGGCCCGAGCTTGATCCCGAAATCACCTTCGGGGCCGGGGAGGCCGAGCGCTCCCACCATGACGACGCTCTGGTGATCTCCATCCAGATCGCCAACGCCCGAGTTAAGAGGGTGATGGTTGACACCGGGAGCTCCATCGACGTTCTtctttacttcgacgccttcgAGAAGCTTGGCTTGACCGAGGGAGACCTTACCCCTATGACGTCAACCCTCACAGGATTCACAGGGGACTCTGTTTcccccctcgagaccatggtcctCTCCATTAGCATTGGGGAGGAGGCGAGGGCGAAGACGATAATaaccaccttcatggtagtcgacctGCCCTTggcctacaacgtcatcctcggcCGCCCAACGCTCAACAAGATAAAGGCGGTGGGTCTCCACCTATCATAG
- the LOC135622945 gene encoding F-box/kelch-repeat protein At3g24760-like produces MAEADATPPTQSLEPLSASAAAATEALDPVMEGEIKTAAGARATPWSRLSCDLVELIFSNLPLRSVVVAGAVCRQWRALVSDPAFAAGAAAYRRRRPWFFLYGQNNVVLSKNQAFGFDPDDGEWIALPSSPSALHVDCFAGAGGFFFATTSSTRFCYAPLLRGPWRETSPLFFSRCNPLVGVFFAAGGHRRFVVVGGARFIGGLVDIEDPLAVEIYDPATDSWELCPPLPPEFRIGNSSQWLSAALLGGRFFFVFGIYSCSIAAFDLSRHAWTGVRVLRPPGVLFSFLLACGDRLILAGLCNTPVGPPCFALWAVDHCSMDFAEIGVMPRDLLSCLFDTDDDDNKFASLKCVGLDGLVYVFNEDHHKAYPACVCEISDGSAAKRADSTSGQNLSCSWRKVPPLPGPVDRFHKVIAFSSPVPADSVLGGGVDREP; encoded by the coding sequence ATGGCAGAAGCTGACGCCACCCCTCCCACCCAAAGCCTTGAACCTCTCTCGGCCTCTGCTGCCGCTGCGACAGAAGCTCTGGACCCTGTGATGGAGGGGGAGATCAAGACAGCGGCGGGGGCGCGGGCGACGCCGTGGTCGCGGCTGAGCTGCGACCTCGTCGAGCTCATCTTTTCCAACCTGCCACTACGGTCGGTCGTCGTTGCCGGAGCCGTCTGTAGGCAGTGGCGCGCCTTGGTCTCGGACCCCGCCTTCGCCGCTGGCGCCGCAGCGTACCGTCGGAGGAGGCCCTGGTTCTTCCTCTACGGCCAGAACAACGTCGTCCTCAGCAAGAACCAGGCGTTCGGCTTCGACCCGGACGACGGTGAGTGGATCGCCCTCCCGTCGTCGCCCTCCGCCCTCCACGTGGACTGCTTCGCTGGCGCCGGCGGGTTCTTCTTCGCCACCACCTCCTCCACCCGCTTCTGCTACGCGCCGCTCCTCCGCGGGCCCTGGCGCGAGACCTCCCCGCTCTTCTTCTCCCGCTGCAACCCCCTCGTCGGCGTCTTCTTCGCCGCCGGAGGCCACCGGCGGTTCGTCGTCGTCGGGGGAGCGCGATTCATTGGTGGGCTTGTCGACATCGAGGACCCCCTCGCCGTGGAGATCTACGACCCGGCGACCGACTCGTGGGAGCTCTGCCCCCCTCTCCCGCCGGAGTTCCGCATCGGAAACTCGTCGCAGTGGCTCTCCGCGGCGCTCCTGGGTGGCCGCTTCTTCTTCGTGTTCGGGATCTACTCCTGCTCCATCGCGGCCTTCGATCTAAGTCGCCACGCCTGGACGGGAGTCCGGGTCCTGCGGCCGCCGGGGgtgctcttctccttcctcctcgctTGCGGCGACAGGCTCATCCTCGCCGGGCTCTGCAACACCCCCGTGGGGCCCCCCTGTTTCGCCCTGTGGGCCGTCGACCACTGCTCCATGGACTTCGCGGAGATCGGCGTGATGCCAAGGGACCTCCTTTCGTGCCTCTTCGACAccgacgacgacgacaacaaGTTCGCCAGCCTCAAGTGCGTCGGCCTCGACGGCCTCGTCTATGTATTCAACGAAGACCACCACAAGGCCTACCCGGCCTGCGTCTGCGAGATCTCCGACGGCTCCGCCGCGAAGCGTGCCGACTCCACCTCGGGGCAGAACCTGAGCTGTTCTTGGAGAAAGGTGCCACCTTTACCTGGTCCTGTGGATCGATTCCACAAGGTGATAGCTTTCAGCTCCCCTGTTCCGGCAGACTCTGTGCTCGGCGGCGGTGTGGATAGAGAGCCGTGA